From a region of the Rhipicephalus microplus isolate Deutch F79 chromosome X, USDA_Rmic, whole genome shotgun sequence genome:
- the LOC119162369 gene encoding uncharacterized protein LOC119162369: MAAGNLRRVFLQLMQMTAIARDATASAVCPALPDISVTQDFFIELPCFPAVRMSLDLTALPAVSMFSCEQMYSWQRWKHRDSEALQKHTHHSTTLRPGADMAAGNLRRVFLQGAIFHSDQRRKVHV, from the exons atggctgccgGAAACTTACGTCGAGTATTTCTTCAGTTGATGCAGATGACAGCGATTGCCCGGGACGCCACAGCATCAGCGGTGTGTCCGGCTCTGCCGGACATTTCTGTGACGCAAGACTTCTTCATTGAACTTCCTTGCTTTCCTGCGGTCCGAATGTCACTCGACCTGACGGCACTGCCAGCGGTATCAATGTTCAGTTGTGAGCAGATGTACAGCTGGCAACGATGGAAGCACCGTGACAGCgaagcactacaaaagcacacCCACCATTCAACCACTTTGAGAcctggcgccgacatggctgccgGAAACTTACGTCGAGTATTTCTTCAG GGGGCCATCTTTCACAGCGACCAACGAAGAAAAGTGCACGTCTGA